The following proteins come from a genomic window of Montipora foliosa isolate CH-2021 chromosome 2, ASM3666993v2, whole genome shotgun sequence:
- the LOC137993609 gene encoding uncharacterized protein isoform X1, with protein MSKKPEHGKKQPAWKVVRGVGLEILQGKKKEHHHSGEVDGKTKYTLLCCLLVKLGSQVLRDVFDRTIQPQDLCSALKNEPAHSKLQSLRKEGILNPVQWSQLYPVKPSSVSSTGFDPSLLIVLLRTICNLSPPSSGWDLLPHSLDTSCESDIVRLKYFVDSVSASAKEASVSDAVFCNYKDQIQKTLLRLGGAEYEDAIHELEKHEMGPLDEEHFKELLKRWKDDDDRIKDKLNEWECTMKTSRDAGAVDGRTKYTLLCCLLVRLGSQVLRDVFDRTIRPQELCNALQHEPVHSQLQSLRKEGILNPVQWSQLYPVKPSSVSSTGFDPSLLIVLLRTICNLSPPPSGWDLLPHSLDTSCESDIVRLKYFVDAVSASAKEASVSDAVFCNNYKDQIQKTLVRLGGAEYEDAIHELEKHEMGPLDEEHFKELLKRWKDDDDRIKDKLNEWECTMKTSRDAGAVDGKTKYTLLCCLLVRLGSQVLRDVFDRTIPPQDLRNALQHEPVHSQLQSLRKEGILNLVQWSQLYPVKPSSVSSTGFDPSLLIVLLRTICNLSPPSSGWDLLPHSLDTSCGSDIVRLKYCVNALSAHAGEASVSDATFCKYREQIQNTLVRLGGAEYEDAIRGIEKQEMDPWDEEHFKELLKQWKDGDDRIKDKLNEWECIMKTSGEADRVQPEASCTDVVSAAATGSSTHTHHEQGAVDGRTKYTLLCCLLVRLGSQVLRDVFDRTIHPQDVCSALKNEPAHSKLQSLRKEGILNSVQWSQLYPENSSSVSSTGFGPSLLIVLLRTIGNLSPPSCGWDLLPHSLDASCESDIVRLKYCVNALSAHAGEASVSDATFCKYREQIQNTLVRLGGAEYEDAIRGIEKQEMDPWDEEHFKELLKQWKDGDDRIKDKLNEWECIMKTSGEAGCGISPSNQQNDQRIDSKANGHSNAKHANSMQSNSEKSLLHSAAKVGDVNTIEKILPNELDIDSRNSNGVTPLMIAALEGRLDAFSVLIERKSDPTLKGKDGWTLLHYAAKGGNNVIIEKLLSLGLDIDSRSSDGATPLMIAAIWDRLDAFSVLIERKSDPILKNNNGETLLHYAVTGGNDVIIEKLLSLGLDIDSRRSSGATPLMIAALCGRLNAFSVLIERRSDPTLKSNNGWTMLHYAVQGGNDVIIEKLLSLGFDIDSRSSDGATPLMIAALHGRVDAFSVLIERRSDPTLKNNNGSSLLHYAAQGGNDVIIEKLLSLGLDIDSRNRNGATALMTAACNGRLDAFSVLIERRSDPTLKNNNGYSLLHYAAQGGNDVIIDKLLSLGFDIDSRSSDGATPLMIAALCGRLHAFSVLRERRSDPSLKDNNGKTLLHYAAQGDNDVIIEKLLSLGLDIDSRGSDGLTPLSLATIQGNDKAANYFLKRGARH; from the exons ATGTCAAAAAAGCCAGAGCATGGTAAGAAGCAACCAGCATGGAAAGTTGTCAGAGGTGTTGGTTTGGAAATATTGCAGGGGAAGAAAAAGGaacatcatcattctg GTGAAGTTGATGGAAAAACCAAGTACACCCTGCTATGTTGCCTTCTGGTCAAGCTGGGGTCACAAGTGTTGAGGGATGTGTTTGACAGAACAATTCAGCCTCAAGACCTTTGCAGTGCCTTGAAAAATGAGCCAGCGCACTCTAAGCTTCAGTCTCTTCGAAAAGAAGGAATCCTCAATCCAGTGCAGTGGAGTCAGTTGTATCCAGTTAAACCCTCTTCAGTATCATCCACAGGCTTTGACCCTTCTCTATTGATTGTGCTTCTGAGGACGATCTGTAACCTTAGTCCTCCATCCTCTGGCTGGGATCTACTTCCTCATTCACTTGACACCAGCTGTGAGTCTGACATTGTACGTTTGAAGTATTTTGTGGATTCAGTATCAGCCTCTGCCAAAGAGGCCTCTGTTAGTGATGCAGTGTTCTGTAATTACAAAGATCAGATCCAGAAAACACTACTAAGATTGGGTGGAGCTGAATATGAAGATGCCATTCATGAACTAGAGAAACATGAAATGGGGCCATTGGATGAGGAACATTTCAAAGAACTTCTGAAGCGGTGgaaagatgatgatgacagaATTAAGGACAAACTTAATGAGTGGGAGTGTACAATGAAGACCTCAAGAGATGCAG GTGCTGTTGATGGAAGAACCAAGTACACACTGTTATGTTGCCTTCTGGTCAGGCTGGGGTCACAAGTGTTGAGGGATGTGTTTGACAGAACAATTCGTCCTCAAGAGCTTTGCAATGCCTTGCAACATGAGCCAGTGCACTCTCAGCTTCAGTCTCTTCGAAAAGAAGGAATCCTCAATCCAGTGCAGTGGAGTCAATTGTATCCAGTTAAACCCTCTTCAGTATCATCCACAGGCTTTGACCCTTCTCTATTGATTGTGCTTCTGAGGACGATCTGTAACCTGAGTCCTCCACCCTCTGGCTGGGATCTACTTCCTCATTCGCTTGACACCAGCTGTGAGTCTGACATTGTACGTTTGAAGTATTTTGTGGATGCAGTATCAGCCTCTGCCAAAGAGGCCTCTGTTAGTGATGCAGTGTTCTGTAATAATTACAAAGATCAGATCCAGAAAACACTAGTAAGATTGGGTGGAGCTGAATATGAAGATGCCATTCATGAACTAGAGAAACATGAAATGGGGCCACTGGATGAGGAACATTTCAAAGAACTTCTGAAGCGCTGgaaagatgatgatgacagaATTAAGGACAAACTAAATGAGTGGGAGTGTACAATGAAGACCTCAAGAGATGCAG GTGCTGTTGATGGAAAAACCAAGTACACACTGTTATGTTGCCTTCTGGTCAGGCTGGGGTCACAAGTGTTGAGGGATGTGTTTGACAGAACAATTCCTCCTCAAGACCTTCGCAATGCCTTGCAACACGAGCCAGTGCACTCTCAGCTTCAGTCTCTTCGAAAAGAAGGAATCCTCAATCTAGTGCAGTGGAGTCAGTTGTATCCAGTTAAACCCTCTTCAGTATCATCCACAGGCTTTGACCCTTCTCTATTGATTGTGCTTCTGAGGACGATCTGTAACCTGAGTCCTCCATCCTCTGGCTGGGATCTACTTCCTCATTCGCTTGACACCAGCTGTGGGTCTGACATTGTACGGTTGAAGTATTGTGTGAATGCACTATCAGCCCATGCTGGAGAGGCCTCTGTGAGTGATGCAACCTTCTGTAAGTATAGAGAGCAGATTCAGAACACACTGGTACGATTGGGTGGAGCTGAATATGAAGACGCCATTCGTGGAATAGAGAAACAAGAAATGGATCCATGGGATGAGGAACATTTCAAAGAACTTCTGAAGCAGTGGAAAGATGGTGACGACAGAATTAAGGACAAACTGAATGAGTGGGAGTGTATAATGAAGACTTCTGGAGAGGCAG ATCGTGTGCAGCCAGAAGCAAGCTGTACTGATGTTGTTTCAGCAGCAGCTACAGGAAGCAGCACACACACTCATCATGAACAAG GTGCTGTTGATGGAAGAACCAAGTACACGCTGCTATGTTGCCTTCTGGTCAGGCTGGGGTCACAAGTGTTGAGGGATGTGTTTGACAGAACAATTCATCCTCAAGACGTTTGCAGTGCCTTGAAAAATGAGCCAGCGCACTCTAAGCTTCAGTCTCTTCGAAAAGAAGGAATCCTCAATTCAGTGCAGTGGAGTCAATTATATCCAGAAAACTCCTCTTCAGTATCATCCACAGGCTTTGGCCCTTCTCTATTGATTGTGCTTCTGAGAACAATCGGTAACCTGAGTCCTCCATCCTGTGGCTGGGATCTACTTCCTCATTCGCTTGATGCCAGCTGTGAATCTGACATTGTACGGTTGAAGTATTGTGTGAATGCACTATCAGCCCATGCTGGAGAGGCCTCTGTGAGTGATGCAACGTTCTGTAAGTATAGAGAGCAGATTCAGAACACACTGGTACGATTGGGTGGAGCTGAATATGAAGACGCCATTCGTGGAATAGAGAAACAAGAAATGGATCCATGGGATGAGGAACATTTCAAAGAACTTCTGAAGCAGTGGAAAGATGGTGACGACAGAATTAAGGACAAACTGAATGAGTGGGAGTGTATAATGAAGACTTCTGGAGAGGCAG GGTGTGGTATTTCTCCGTCCAACCAGCAGAACGATCAAAGGATAGATTCAAAAGCAAATGGACATTCTAATGCAAAGCATGCGAACAGTATGCAAAGCAATAGTGAAAAATCACTACTGCACTCAGCCGCTAAGGTTGGAGACGTCAATACTATTGAGAAAATACTTCCTAATGaacttgacattgattcaagaaaCAGCAATGGAGTaacgccattgatgattgcagCTTTAGAGggtagattagatgcattcagtgtccTCATAGAAAGAAAATCAGATCCTACTTTGAAAGGCAAGGACGGGTGGacattgctacactatgctGCGAAGGGCGGTAATAAtgtcatcattgagaagctactgtctcttggacttgacattgattcaagaagcAGCGATGGAGCAACGCCGTTGATGATTGCAGCCATTTGGGAtagattagatgcattcagtgtcctcatagaaagaaaatcagatcctattttgaaaaacaacaacggggagacattgctacactatgctGTAACAGGCGGTAATGAtgtcatcattgagaagctactgtctcttggacttgacattgattcaagacGCAGCAGTGgagcaacgccattgatgattgcagCACTTTGTGGTAGATTAAATGCATTCAGTGTCCTTATAGAAAGAAGATCAGATCCTACTTTGAAAAGCAACAACGGGTGGACAATGCTACACTATGCTGTGCAAGGCGGTAATGAtgtcatcattgagaagctactgtctcttggatttgacattgattcaagaagcagcgatggagcaacgccattgatgattgcagCCCTTCATGGTAGAGtagatgcattcagtgtccTAATAGAAAGAAGATCAGATcctactttgaaaaacaacaacgggtCTTCATTGCTACATTATGCTGCGCAAGGCGGTAATGAtgtcatcattgagaagctactgtctcttggacttgacattgattcaaggAACAGAAATGGAGCAACGGCATTGATGACTGCGGCTTGTAATggtagattagatgcattcagtgtccTAATAGAAAGAAGATCAGATcctactttgaaaaacaacaacgggtATTCATTGCTACATTATGCTGCGCAAGGCGGTAATGATGTCATCATTGATAAGCTACTGTCCCTTGGAtttgacattgattcaagaagcagcgatggagcaacgccattgatgattgcagCCCTTTGTGGTAGATTACATGCATTCAGTGTCCTAAGAGAAAGAAGATCAGATCCTAGTTTGAAAGACAACAACGGGAAGacattgctacactatgctGCACAAGGTGATAATGAtgtcatcattgagaagctactgtctcttggacttgacattgattcaaggGGAAGCGATGGTTTGACACCACTGAGTTTGGCAACAATTCAAGGTAATGACAAAGCTGCCAACTATTTTCTTAAAAGGGGAGCACGCCACTAA
- the LOC137993609 gene encoding uncharacterized protein isoform X2, whose translation METFCGQDQHFVEDWLIQQGLGKVFDVFKGEVDGKTKYTLLCCLLVKLGSQVLRDVFDRTIQPQDLCSALKNEPAHSKLQSLRKEGILNPVQWSQLYPVKPSSVSSTGFDPSLLIVLLRTICNLSPPSSGWDLLPHSLDTSCESDIVRLKYFVDSVSASAKEASVSDAVFCNYKDQIQKTLLRLGGAEYEDAIHELEKHEMGPLDEEHFKELLKRWKDDDDRIKDKLNEWECTMKTSRDAGAVDGRTKYTLLCCLLVRLGSQVLRDVFDRTIRPQELCNALQHEPVHSQLQSLRKEGILNPVQWSQLYPVKPSSVSSTGFDPSLLIVLLRTICNLSPPPSGWDLLPHSLDTSCESDIVRLKYFVDAVSASAKEASVSDAVFCNNYKDQIQKTLVRLGGAEYEDAIHELEKHEMGPLDEEHFKELLKRWKDDDDRIKDKLNEWECTMKTSRDAGAVDGKTKYTLLCCLLVRLGSQVLRDVFDRTIPPQDLRNALQHEPVHSQLQSLRKEGILNLVQWSQLYPVKPSSVSSTGFDPSLLIVLLRTICNLSPPSSGWDLLPHSLDTSCGSDIVRLKYCVNALSAHAGEASVSDATFCKYREQIQNTLVRLGGAEYEDAIRGIEKQEMDPWDEEHFKELLKQWKDGDDRIKDKLNEWECIMKTSGEADRVQPEASCTDVVSAAATGSSTHTHHEQGAVDGRTKYTLLCCLLVRLGSQVLRDVFDRTIHPQDVCSALKNEPAHSKLQSLRKEGILNSVQWSQLYPENSSSVSSTGFGPSLLIVLLRTIGNLSPPSCGWDLLPHSLDASCESDIVRLKYCVNALSAHAGEASVSDATFCKYREQIQNTLVRLGGAEYEDAIRGIEKQEMDPWDEEHFKELLKQWKDGDDRIKDKLNEWECIMKTSGEAGCGISPSNQQNDQRIDSKANGHSNAKHANSMQSNSEKSLLHSAAKVGDVNTIEKILPNELDIDSRNSNGVTPLMIAALEGRLDAFSVLIERKSDPTLKGKDGWTLLHYAAKGGNNVIIEKLLSLGLDIDSRSSDGATPLMIAAIWDRLDAFSVLIERKSDPILKNNNGETLLHYAVTGGNDVIIEKLLSLGLDIDSRRSSGATPLMIAALCGRLNAFSVLIERRSDPTLKSNNGWTMLHYAVQGGNDVIIEKLLSLGFDIDSRSSDGATPLMIAALHGRVDAFSVLIERRSDPTLKNNNGSSLLHYAAQGGNDVIIEKLLSLGLDIDSRNRNGATALMTAACNGRLDAFSVLIERRSDPTLKNNNGYSLLHYAAQGGNDVIIDKLLSLGFDIDSRSSDGATPLMIAALCGRLHAFSVLRERRSDPSLKDNNGKTLLHYAAQGDNDVIIEKLLSLGLDIDSRGSDGLTPLSLATIQGNDKAANYFLKRGARH comes from the exons ATGGAGACTTTCTGTGGTCAAGATCAACACTTTGTGGAGGATTGGCTTATCCAGCAAGGACTGGGAAAAGTTTTCGACGTTTTTAAAG GTGAAGTTGATGGAAAAACCAAGTACACCCTGCTATGTTGCCTTCTGGTCAAGCTGGGGTCACAAGTGTTGAGGGATGTGTTTGACAGAACAATTCAGCCTCAAGACCTTTGCAGTGCCTTGAAAAATGAGCCAGCGCACTCTAAGCTTCAGTCTCTTCGAAAAGAAGGAATCCTCAATCCAGTGCAGTGGAGTCAGTTGTATCCAGTTAAACCCTCTTCAGTATCATCCACAGGCTTTGACCCTTCTCTATTGATTGTGCTTCTGAGGACGATCTGTAACCTTAGTCCTCCATCCTCTGGCTGGGATCTACTTCCTCATTCACTTGACACCAGCTGTGAGTCTGACATTGTACGTTTGAAGTATTTTGTGGATTCAGTATCAGCCTCTGCCAAAGAGGCCTCTGTTAGTGATGCAGTGTTCTGTAATTACAAAGATCAGATCCAGAAAACACTACTAAGATTGGGTGGAGCTGAATATGAAGATGCCATTCATGAACTAGAGAAACATGAAATGGGGCCATTGGATGAGGAACATTTCAAAGAACTTCTGAAGCGGTGgaaagatgatgatgacagaATTAAGGACAAACTTAATGAGTGGGAGTGTACAATGAAGACCTCAAGAGATGCAG GTGCTGTTGATGGAAGAACCAAGTACACACTGTTATGTTGCCTTCTGGTCAGGCTGGGGTCACAAGTGTTGAGGGATGTGTTTGACAGAACAATTCGTCCTCAAGAGCTTTGCAATGCCTTGCAACATGAGCCAGTGCACTCTCAGCTTCAGTCTCTTCGAAAAGAAGGAATCCTCAATCCAGTGCAGTGGAGTCAATTGTATCCAGTTAAACCCTCTTCAGTATCATCCACAGGCTTTGACCCTTCTCTATTGATTGTGCTTCTGAGGACGATCTGTAACCTGAGTCCTCCACCCTCTGGCTGGGATCTACTTCCTCATTCGCTTGACACCAGCTGTGAGTCTGACATTGTACGTTTGAAGTATTTTGTGGATGCAGTATCAGCCTCTGCCAAAGAGGCCTCTGTTAGTGATGCAGTGTTCTGTAATAATTACAAAGATCAGATCCAGAAAACACTAGTAAGATTGGGTGGAGCTGAATATGAAGATGCCATTCATGAACTAGAGAAACATGAAATGGGGCCACTGGATGAGGAACATTTCAAAGAACTTCTGAAGCGCTGgaaagatgatgatgacagaATTAAGGACAAACTAAATGAGTGGGAGTGTACAATGAAGACCTCAAGAGATGCAG GTGCTGTTGATGGAAAAACCAAGTACACACTGTTATGTTGCCTTCTGGTCAGGCTGGGGTCACAAGTGTTGAGGGATGTGTTTGACAGAACAATTCCTCCTCAAGACCTTCGCAATGCCTTGCAACACGAGCCAGTGCACTCTCAGCTTCAGTCTCTTCGAAAAGAAGGAATCCTCAATCTAGTGCAGTGGAGTCAGTTGTATCCAGTTAAACCCTCTTCAGTATCATCCACAGGCTTTGACCCTTCTCTATTGATTGTGCTTCTGAGGACGATCTGTAACCTGAGTCCTCCATCCTCTGGCTGGGATCTACTTCCTCATTCGCTTGACACCAGCTGTGGGTCTGACATTGTACGGTTGAAGTATTGTGTGAATGCACTATCAGCCCATGCTGGAGAGGCCTCTGTGAGTGATGCAACCTTCTGTAAGTATAGAGAGCAGATTCAGAACACACTGGTACGATTGGGTGGAGCTGAATATGAAGACGCCATTCGTGGAATAGAGAAACAAGAAATGGATCCATGGGATGAGGAACATTTCAAAGAACTTCTGAAGCAGTGGAAAGATGGTGACGACAGAATTAAGGACAAACTGAATGAGTGGGAGTGTATAATGAAGACTTCTGGAGAGGCAG ATCGTGTGCAGCCAGAAGCAAGCTGTACTGATGTTGTTTCAGCAGCAGCTACAGGAAGCAGCACACACACTCATCATGAACAAG GTGCTGTTGATGGAAGAACCAAGTACACGCTGCTATGTTGCCTTCTGGTCAGGCTGGGGTCACAAGTGTTGAGGGATGTGTTTGACAGAACAATTCATCCTCAAGACGTTTGCAGTGCCTTGAAAAATGAGCCAGCGCACTCTAAGCTTCAGTCTCTTCGAAAAGAAGGAATCCTCAATTCAGTGCAGTGGAGTCAATTATATCCAGAAAACTCCTCTTCAGTATCATCCACAGGCTTTGGCCCTTCTCTATTGATTGTGCTTCTGAGAACAATCGGTAACCTGAGTCCTCCATCCTGTGGCTGGGATCTACTTCCTCATTCGCTTGATGCCAGCTGTGAATCTGACATTGTACGGTTGAAGTATTGTGTGAATGCACTATCAGCCCATGCTGGAGAGGCCTCTGTGAGTGATGCAACGTTCTGTAAGTATAGAGAGCAGATTCAGAACACACTGGTACGATTGGGTGGAGCTGAATATGAAGACGCCATTCGTGGAATAGAGAAACAAGAAATGGATCCATGGGATGAGGAACATTTCAAAGAACTTCTGAAGCAGTGGAAAGATGGTGACGACAGAATTAAGGACAAACTGAATGAGTGGGAGTGTATAATGAAGACTTCTGGAGAGGCAG GGTGTGGTATTTCTCCGTCCAACCAGCAGAACGATCAAAGGATAGATTCAAAAGCAAATGGACATTCTAATGCAAAGCATGCGAACAGTATGCAAAGCAATAGTGAAAAATCACTACTGCACTCAGCCGCTAAGGTTGGAGACGTCAATACTATTGAGAAAATACTTCCTAATGaacttgacattgattcaagaaaCAGCAATGGAGTaacgccattgatgattgcagCTTTAGAGggtagattagatgcattcagtgtccTCATAGAAAGAAAATCAGATCCTACTTTGAAAGGCAAGGACGGGTGGacattgctacactatgctGCGAAGGGCGGTAATAAtgtcatcattgagaagctactgtctcttggacttgacattgattcaagaagcAGCGATGGAGCAACGCCGTTGATGATTGCAGCCATTTGGGAtagattagatgcattcagtgtcctcatagaaagaaaatcagatcctattttgaaaaacaacaacggggagacattgctacactatgctGTAACAGGCGGTAATGAtgtcatcattgagaagctactgtctcttggacttgacattgattcaagacGCAGCAGTGgagcaacgccattgatgattgcagCACTTTGTGGTAGATTAAATGCATTCAGTGTCCTTATAGAAAGAAGATCAGATCCTACTTTGAAAAGCAACAACGGGTGGACAATGCTACACTATGCTGTGCAAGGCGGTAATGAtgtcatcattgagaagctactgtctcttggatttgacattgattcaagaagcagcgatggagcaacgccattgatgattgcagCCCTTCATGGTAGAGtagatgcattcagtgtccTAATAGAAAGAAGATCAGATcctactttgaaaaacaacaacgggtCTTCATTGCTACATTATGCTGCGCAAGGCGGTAATGAtgtcatcattgagaagctactgtctcttggacttgacattgattcaaggAACAGAAATGGAGCAACGGCATTGATGACTGCGGCTTGTAATggtagattagatgcattcagtgtccTAATAGAAAGAAGATCAGATcctactttgaaaaacaacaacgggtATTCATTGCTACATTATGCTGCGCAAGGCGGTAATGATGTCATCATTGATAAGCTACTGTCCCTTGGAtttgacattgattcaagaagcagcgatggagcaacgccattgatgattgcagCCCTTTGTGGTAGATTACATGCATTCAGTGTCCTAAGAGAAAGAAGATCAGATCCTAGTTTGAAAGACAACAACGGGAAGacattgctacactatgctGCACAAGGTGATAATGAtgtcatcattgagaagctactgtctcttggacttgacattgattcaaggGGAAGCGATGGTTTGACACCACTGAGTTTGGCAACAATTCAAGGTAATGACAAAGCTGCCAACTATTTTCTTAAAAGGGGAGCACGCCACTAA
- the LOC137987893 gene encoding uncharacterized protein: MVYCFAPTCSHSSESHTCKFFAFPSDKKEKEEYKRWMRLIRRKDREPSKHSRVCSCHFTDGNKQYGPTIYERNRDKIFPSEGGPPKKKKKVTAEKKTVQEMVAEAIRGSEQQPTDNDSKQECCNKTTNEIILEAELDQAREELQDRQEKDSYAQKHYNVSEVVR, encoded by the exons ATGGTCTACTGCTTTGCTCCGACGTGCAGTCATTCATCAGAAAGCCACACTTGCAAGTTCTTTGCATTTCCAAGCGATAAGAAGGAAAAAGAGGAATACAAACGATGGATGCGCCTGATAAG GAGGAAAGACAGAGAGCCAAGTAAGCATTCCAGAGTGTGTAGTTGTCATTTCACGGATGGAAATAAACAATACGGGCCCACGATTTACGAAAGAAATCGAGATAAGATATTTCCTAGTGAAGGAGGAccaccaaagaaaaagaaaaaagtaacaGCTGAAAAGAAAACTGTGCAAGAAATGGTGGCTGAGGCAATCAGAGGATCTGAGCAGCAGCCCACTGATAATGACAGCAAACAAGAATGTTGCAACAAGACAACAAATGAGATAATCCTGGAGGCAGAATTAGATCAAGCCAGGGAGGAACTTCAGGACAGGCAAGAAAAAGACAGCTACGCACAAAAACACTACAACGTTTCGGAGGTTGTGAGATGA